A window of the Hordeum vulgare subsp. vulgare chromosome 5H, MorexV3_pseudomolecules_assembly, whole genome shotgun sequence genome harbors these coding sequences:
- the LOC123397234 gene encoding uncharacterized protein LOC123397234, with amino-acid sequence MPLPAPAPPLDNDDLLRKILLLLPPQPSSLLRASVVCKRWRRLVSDPGFLRRFRAHHRKPPLLGCFYFHTYIGYAFTPTPDRPDRIPTGRFSLPQRCRHAHEWLDFVGCRHGLALLLDKRRPEAVVWNPISGHQRRVAFPPEFGNAGEREILYAAVLCAAGDDEPGHVHGDCDLSSFKLALVRGDRDHTRLSACLYRSKSGLWGNVISTTKGWCTLFYWRMASVLLGNALYWYGSQVIQGDILEFDFETQKLVTIEKPVDHGGSSCQVMRTEENRLGLIMLTELSMQLWERKVDSDDVATWVLQKTIDLLEHLWPRQTVKVLWTRIEGYEEDHNVMFLGTSSGRFWIQPDSMQFDNHFGTQPASIYFPYTSFYSADWAAGDTDDGPEMSSSSTSLDCPVR; translated from the exons ATGCCGCTCCCGGCGCCTGCGCCGCCACTGGACAACGACGACCTCCTCCGCAAGATCCTGCTCCTCCTTCCTCCGCAGCCATCCTCCCTCCTCCGCGCCTCCGTGGTCTGCAAGCGCTGGCGCCGCCTCGTCTCCGATCCCGGCTTCCTCCGCCGCTTCCGCGCGCACCACCGGAAGCCCCCGCTCCTCGGCTGCTTCTACTTCCACACATATATCGGTTATGCCTTCACTCCCACGCCGGACCGGCCCGACCGCATCCCGACCGGGCGTTTCTCCCTGCCGCAGCGCTGCCGCCACGCCCACGAGTGGTTGGACTTTGTGGGATGCCGCCACGGCCTCGCCCTCCTCCTCGACAAGAGACGGCCCGAGGCCGTGGTGTGGAACCCCATCTCCGGTCACCAGCGCCGGGTAGCTTTTCCACCAGAGTTTGGCAACGCCGGAGAGAGGGAGATCCTATACGCGGCGGTGCTCTGCGCTGCCGGCGACGACGAACCTGGCCATGTGCACGGTGACTGCGACCTCAGCTCTTTTAAATTGGCCTTGGTGCGAGGTGACCGAGATCACACACGTTTATCTGCGTGCCTCTACAGATCCAAGTCCGGCCTGTGGGGAAATGTTATCTCAacgactaagggctggtgcacattGTTTTATTGGAGAATGGCCAGCGTCTTGCTTGGCAATGCGCTTTACTGGTATGGTTCCCAAGTGATCCAAGGCGACATCCTTGAGTTTGATTTTGAAACGCAGAAGCTTGTTACGATCGAGAAACCAGTAGACCACGGTGGTTCCAGCTGTCAGGTCATGCGGACAGAGGAAAATAGGCTTGGACTCATCATGTTGACAGAACTGAGCATGCAGTTATGGGAGCGGAAGGTCGATTCTGATGATGTTGCTACATGGGTCCTTCAGAAAACCATTGATCTGCTCGAGCACCTTTGGCCAAGACAGACCGTTAAGGTCTTGTGGACCAGGatagagggatacgaggaggatcaCAATGTGATGTTTCTGGGGACATCTAGTGGCCGATTCTGGATCCAACCCGACTCCATGCAGTTTGATAACCATTTCGGAACCCAGCCCGCCTCCATCTATTTTCCCTACACAAGTTTTTATTCTGCAG aCTGGGCAGCTGGTGATACAGATGATGGACCTGAAATGTCAAGCAGCAGTACATCACTTGATTGTCCTGTCAGATAA
- the LOC123399847 gene encoding beta-glucosidase 31-like, producing MRTPATTTLPCVLVLLVAVASRASAAAITKGDFPPGFVFGTGSSAYQIEGAVAEDGRKPSIWDTFTHSGYSADGATADVTADQYHKYKEDVKLLSEMGVDAYRFSIAWPRLIPDGRGAVNPKGLQYYNNLINELLSHGIQPHVTIYHFDFPQALQDEYHGMLSRKFIDDYTAYADVCFKNFGDRVKYWSTLNEPNIEPIGGYDVGFLPPRRCSSPFGISCDNGNSTTEPYIVAHHLLLAHASAASLYKEKYQAMQGGKIGLTLLGWWSEPATQTPEDIAAAARMNDFHIGWYMHPLVHGDYPPVMRKNVGSRLPSFTAEELKRVLGSFDFVGFNHYGAAYMKADLSKLDQKLRDYMGDAAVKYDTLPFLNSKNQLLFGLKTGFGSSTPWSMRKILEHLQVEYKNPVVMIHENGAASIADPSSGNAPDDEFRLQYLQDYIEATLQSSRNGSNVQGYFVWSFLDVFEYLFGYRMGFGLYSVDFSSMERTRYQRHSAKWFAGFLHGGELRPVALPGKAYSQ from the exons ATGAGGACGCCGGCGACGACGACGCTCCCCTGCGTCCTTGTCCTTCTCGTCGCCGTCGCGTCCCGGGCGTCTGCGGCGGCGATCACCAAGGGCGACTTCCCCCCGGGCTTCGTCTTCGGCACCGGCTCCTCCGCTTACCAG ATTGAAGGTGCGGTTGCAGAGGATGGAAGAAAACCCAGCATCTGGGACACATTCACACACTCAG GCTACTCTGCCGATGGTGCCACTGCTGATGTGACTGCAGATCAGTATCATAAGTACAAG GAAGATGTAAAGCTTTTGAGTGAGATGGGCGTCGACGCATACAGATTTTCCATTGCCTGGCCTCGCCTTATTCCTG ATGGCCGAGGAGCTGTCAATCCGAAGGGACTGCAGTACTACAATAACCTTATCAATGAACTCCTGAGTCATG GAATTCAGCCTCACGTGACGATATACCATTTCGACTTCCCTCAGGCTCTTCAAGATGAATACCATGGGATGCTTAGTCGTAAATTCAT AGATGACTACACAGCGTATGCAGATGTGTGCTTCAAGAACTTTGGCGACAGGGTGAAATACTGGAGCACACTGAATGAGCCAAACATTGAGCCCATTGGCGGATACGATGTAGGATTCCTTCCACCAAGGCGATGCTCATCCCCCTTCGGCATAAGTTGCGACAACGGCAACTCTACCACAGAGCCCTACATAGTAGCTCACCATCTTCTGCTTGCACATGCCTCAGCAGCGTCCCTGTATAAAGAGAAGTATCAG GCCATGCAAGGAGGAAAAATTGGACTCACATTGCTCGGCTGGTGGAGCGAGCCTGCGACACAAACACCCGAGGATATAGCAGCAGCTGCAAGGATGAATGATTTCCACATTGGATG GTATATGCATCCATTGGTGCATGGAGACTACCCTCCGGTGATGAGGAAGAATGTTGGGTCCAGGCTACCATCTTTCACTGCTGAAGAGCTGAAGAGAGTACTTGGGTCTTTTGATTTTGTAGGATTTAACCACTACGGTGCCGCATATATGAAGGCTGATCTTAGCAAACTGGATCAGAAGCTGAGAGATTACATGGGTGATGCAGCCGTGAAATATGACACAT TGCCATTTTTGAACTCAAAGAACCAG CTCCTGTTTGGACTGAAAACGGGTTTTGGGTCATCAACACCGTGGTCTATGAGGAAAATACTGGAGCATCTCCAGGTCGAATACAAGAATCCTGTGGTCATGATCCATGAGAACG GAGCTGCCAGCATTGCTGATCCCTCCAGTGGGAACGCCCCTGACGACGAATTCAGATTGCAGTACCTGCAGGATTACATTGAGGCGACTCTCCAATCCAGCAG GAATGGGTCGAACGTGCAGGGCTACTTTGTGTGGTCATTCCTGGACGTGTTCGAGTACCTCTTCGGCTACCGCATGGGCTTTGGCCTCTACAGTGTGGACTTCAGCTCCATGGAGAGGACGAGGTACCAGAGGCATTCTGCCAAGTGGTTTGCCGGCTTCCTCCATGGTGGTGAGCTCAGGCCGGTGGCTCTGCCCGGCAAGGCCTATTCTCAATGA